A window of the Candidatus Dadabacteria bacterium genome harbors these coding sequences:
- the dnaJ gene encoding molecular chaperone DnaJ has product MAKDYYEILGVERNASPEDIKSSYKDLAFKYHPDRNPGDKDAEEKFKEINEAYQVLNDREKRARYDSFGHMSGDGMGGFSGFGDLFGDLFDDVFTGGMGRRGRVRQGESLRYDLEVDFDEAAFGTQKEIKVGKRKLCDDCSGSGAAVGGESICDRCGGRGSVAFSQGPFSISQGCPSCGGSGKVITKPCVSCRGSGLSYTEKMVGVSIPAGISSGMRLVIRGEGEPGAQGGPPGDLYIQVMVREHPIFTREGNDIVCEFPVSFTQAALGDEVEVPILKGTTKMKIPAGTQPGQTFRLRGKGLVDVESGSLGDQYVVVKVIIPQKLTKKQKEVLIEFAGSYKKEKEPLIEKYFNKIRDLIH; this is encoded by the coding sequence ATGGCTAAGGATTACTACGAAATACTAGGCGTTGAAAGAAACGCTTCTCCTGAAGACATAAAGAGTTCCTACAAGGATCTTGCCTTCAAGTACCATCCTGACCGCAATCCCGGGGACAAGGATGCCGAAGAGAAGTTCAAGGAAATAAACGAGGCCTACCAAGTGCTTAACGACAGGGAAAAAAGGGCTCGTTATGACAGTTTCGGCCATATGTCGGGTGATGGAATGGGCGGTTTCTCCGGATTCGGAGACCTTTTCGGTGATCTCTTCGACGATGTTTTCACTGGAGGTATGGGCAGAAGGGGCAGGGTTCGGCAAGGGGAGAGTCTTCGATATGATCTTGAAGTGGATTTTGACGAAGCTGCGTTCGGAACACAGAAAGAAATAAAGGTCGGGAAAAGAAAACTCTGTGATGACTGCTCCGGTTCCGGGGCCGCAGTCGGGGGAGAATCGATTTGTGACCGTTGCGGAGGCAGGGGGTCGGTTGCTTTCTCCCAAGGTCCGTTTTCAATAAGTCAGGGATGTCCTTCGTGCGGGGGAAGCGGGAAGGTTATAACGAAACCCTGCGTGAGTTGCAGGGGGTCCGGGCTTTCGTACACCGAAAAGATGGTAGGGGTCAGCATACCCGCCGGAATCTCAAGCGGAATGAGACTTGTGATAAGGGGGGAGGGGGAACCCGGGGCACAAGGAGGTCCTCCGGGAGATCTCTACATACAGGTGATGGTGCGGGAACACCCTATTTTCACGCGGGAAGGAAATGACATCGTGTGTGAATTTCCCGTAAGTTTCACCCAGGCAGCTCTTGGAGACGAGGTGGAAGTCCCGATTCTAAAGGGCACTACCAAAATGAAAATTCCGGCCGGAACCCAGCCGGGGCAGACTTTCAGGCTTAGAGGAAAAGGGCTCGTGGATGTGGAATCCGGGAGCCTTGGTGATCAGTATGTCGTGGTAAAAGTGATAATACCTCAAAAGCTCACCAAAAAACAAAAAGAGGTTTTAATAGAATTTGCCGGAAGTTACAAGAAAGAAAAAGAACCTCTGATCGAAAAATACTTTAATAAGATAAGAGATTTAATCCACTGA
- a CDS encoding nucleotide exchange factor GrpE: MSENTAADIEENKKNGEEDSEEPELSGAEVGEEEPGEDVSAELEALRGKYLRLSADFDNYKKRLAKEKQEILDFGNAHRLKELLFVLDNIERAIELSEESHGEKTDFVAFLDGIKIVHSQFLAGLENFGVTGIDSGEGTVFNPSYHEAVYKEHSETCESGTIISEVQKGYLLNGRLLRPSMVSVSQGPEKTPEKDSEEEAD, from the coding sequence ATGAGTGAGAACACAGCAGCAGACATTGAAGAGAACAAGAAAAACGGTGAGGAAGACTCAGAAGAGCCTGAACTTTCCGGTGCTGAAGTTGGGGAGGAAGAACCCGGAGAAGATGTTTCCGCCGAGCTTGAGGCCCTGAGGGGGAAATACCTGAGGCTTTCAGCAGATTTTGATAACTATAAGAAAAGGCTTGCGAAGGAAAAGCAGGAAATACTTGATTTCGGAAACGCGCACAGGCTAAAGGAACTGCTCTTCGTTCTCGATAATATTGAGAGAGCCATCGAACTTTCTGAAGAATCACACGGCGAGAAAACGGACTTCGTAGCTTTTCTTGACGGAATAAAGATTGTTCATTCGCAATTTCTTGCGGGTCTTGAAAACTTCGGCGTTACTGGAATAGATTCGGGCGAGGGAACTGTTTTCAACCCCAGCTACCACGAAGCCGTTTACAAGGAGCACTCGGAAACTTGCGAAAGCGGGACTATAATCTCGGAGGTTCAGAAGGGTTACCTTCTAAACGGAAGACTGCTTCGACCCTCGATGGTATCGGTGTCCCAAGGTCCGGAGAAAACCCCTGAAAAAGATTCTGAAGAAGAAGCTGACTAA
- the hrcA gene encoding heat-inducible transcriptional repressor HrcA yields MTQPISPRNEAFLGFVVDHFIETGSPIGSSTLISKYNIKWSPATVRQELNSLMEAGFLAQSHASSGRFPTEKGINYYVENILNVENSPDFGLQFLENKYERIDGTLDHVISAASSILSDFTKLAGLAMLPQRNTLRVKSTKLIKMGERECLIFLVFEGGLTEKTYIRLAKPIRDSQVERIGGYLNRLILGLTIEQVRKVVLEKIRRTTTEYNEILEKVLRISSELFEKERKAGIFIEGKISVIESLNFGDSSLYKTIIEILEDQEILSNFLKSVIKDGHSKVFIGSEKGMPRGFSLVAAPYYKGNSYGSLGVFGPTRMNYSKIIPLVNYTAKMVTKRVNGEITE; encoded by the coding sequence ATGACACAGCCAATCTCTCCAAGAAATGAGGCTTTTCTGGGCTTTGTAGTGGACCACTTTATTGAGACAGGGAGTCCTATAGGTTCTTCGACTCTCATATCGAAATACAATATAAAATGGTCCCCGGCCACCGTTCGCCAAGAGCTTAATTCGCTCATGGAAGCGGGCTTCCTCGCCCAAAGTCATGCTTCTTCCGGCAGATTTCCCACGGAGAAAGGAATAAATTATTACGTGGAGAACATTCTCAACGTTGAGAACTCACCGGACTTCGGTCTGCAGTTCCTTGAGAACAAATATGAACGTATTGACGGCACGCTTGATCACGTGATAAGTGCTGCAAGTTCGATACTTTCCGATTTTACTAAGCTTGCGGGTCTTGCGATGCTTCCCCAGAGGAACACCCTCAGAGTTAAATCCACGAAGCTTATTAAGATGGGGGAGAGGGAATGCCTTATCTTTCTCGTGTTTGAGGGCGGACTTACGGAAAAAACCTACATCAGGCTTGCCAAACCCATTAGGGATTCCCAAGTCGAGAGGATAGGGGGCTACCTTAATCGTCTTATTCTGGGCCTGACGATCGAGCAGGTGCGCAAAGTGGTGCTTGAGAAGATAAGGAGAACCACAACCGAATACAATGAAATCCTCGAAAAGGTGCTCAGGATAAGCAGCGAGCTTTTCGAGAAGGAAAGAAAAGCGGGGATATTCATAGAGGGGAAGATTTCGGTTATCGAATCTTTGAATTTCGGAGATTCCAGTCTCTATAAGACCATAATAGAGATACTCGAGGATCAGGAAATTCTTTCCAATTTTCTGAAGTCGGTTATAAAAGATGGCCACTCAAAGGTCTTTATAGGTTCAGAGAAAGGAATGCCTCGCGGTTTCAGCCTCGTGGCGGCACCTTATTACAAGGGAAACAGCTACGGGAGCTTAGGTGTGTTTGGTCCCACGCGAATGAACTATTCAAAAATCATCCCGCTTGTGAACTACACAGCGAAAATGGTTACAAAGAGGGTTAACGGAGAAATTACGGAATGA
- a CDS encoding ATP-binding protein, with amino-acid sequence MIQRAIDIGGNLEENKVLIIYGPRQVGKTTSVEKFLSETPLKYASYSGDSLEFAHSLAECNLEHIKRIAGDNNLLFIDEAQKIQNIGTALKLMVDHIQDIRVIATGSSSFDLASTAEEALTGRKNILVLYPVAVSELLREETLYEFEKKLGQYLVYGMYPEVITYESYERKEKRIVEIKDSSLIKDILAFQSVKKSRPLIDLLKLLAFQIGGEVSCTELGERLGLNEKTVRRYLDLLEKSFVLFRLDGFSRNLRKEVTKMSKYYFYDLGIRNALISNFNDLDTRNDTGQLWENFMVLERIKRNAYMGISANYYFWRTYDRKEIDFIEERGGMLHGYEFKWRKDRKKPPGDWLGTYSDATYDVITPSRYLDFVT; translated from the coding sequence ATGATTCAAAGAGCGATAGACATAGGAGGGAATCTTGAGGAAAACAAGGTTCTGATTATCTACGGGCCCCGTCAGGTCGGAAAGACGACTTCGGTTGAAAAATTCCTGTCGGAAACTCCGCTTAAATATGCTTCTTACAGCGGCGACAGTCTTGAATTCGCCCACAGTCTTGCGGAGTGCAATCTTGAGCATATAAAAAGAATTGCGGGAGATAACAACCTGCTTTTCATTGACGAAGCGCAGAAGATACAGAACATCGGAACAGCCCTTAAACTCATGGTGGACCACATACAGGACATCCGCGTTATTGCTACAGGTTCTTCTTCCTTTGATCTCGCCAGTACCGCCGAGGAGGCGCTTACCGGCAGGAAAAATATCCTGGTTCTTTACCCTGTCGCGGTAAGCGAGCTACTGCGGGAGGAGACTCTCTATGAGTTTGAGAAGAAACTCGGGCAGTACCTAGTTTACGGTATGTATCCTGAGGTCATCACCTATGAAAGCTACGAACGGAAAGAAAAAAGGATCGTTGAGATCAAGGATTCATCTCTCATTAAGGACATACTCGCTTTTCAGAGTGTAAAGAAATCCCGACCCTTAATAGACCTTCTGAAACTGCTTGCGTTTCAGATCGGCGGTGAAGTCTCCTGCACCGAACTCGGTGAGAGGCTCGGGCTAAACGAGAAGACCGTGAGACGTTATCTCGACCTGCTTGAAAAGTCTTTCGTCCTTTTCAGGCTCGACGGATTTTCCAGAAATCTTCGCAAGGAAGTAACCAAGATGAGCAAGTATTACTTTTACGATCTCGGAATACGAAACGCCCTTATTTCCAACTTCAACGATCTTGACACGAGAAACGATACCGGGCAGCTCTGGGAAAACTTCATGGTGCTTGAGAGAATCAAGAGAAACGCGTACATGGGCATCTCCGCAAACTACTATTTCTGGCGCACCTATGACCGCAAGGAAATAGATTTCATAGAGGAAAGAGGTGGCATGCTGCACGGATACGAGTTTAAGTGGAGAAAGGACAGAAAAAAGCCACCCGGGGACTGGCTCGGCACATATTCAGATGCCACCTATGACGTGATAACGCCGAGCCGGTATCTTGATTTCGTGACATAA
- the lpdA gene encoding dihydrolipoyl dehydrogenase has translation MSKFDLTVIGSGPGGYISAIRAAQMGMKVAVIERDKPGGVCLNWGCIPSKAILKCAEMYSHFLHSENYGITHKGLSFDYPEVIKKSRKASSSLNRGVEGLFKKNKITLISGTGRLTSKHGISVIGKESQDIESERILLATGSVPRTLPGLKIDGKVVMTSDEAIMHPEVPRSIVIIGGGYIGMEFAYVYNSFGSKVTIVEMEKQIMPGVDEEVAKEAKKIFKKQGMTILNETVYKSLKKTRGSATVTVENVVSGEQSELKADMVLVSIGRKAVANAAPTSFAFYGEGDSMGLEDVGVELDERGFIKTDEGYMTTCSNIYAIGDVIGGPMLAHKASEEGVVAVERMNGMNSRVHYSSIPGCVYCQPEVAMIGLTEKQAKDQGYDVDIGKFPFRAVGKAVAVGETDGFVKMIFDSKTKELLGSHIIGHGATEMIAEIGVAKTLETTPYEIATTQHAHPTLSEAVMEAALDAMGRVRNF, from the coding sequence ATGAGCAAGTTCGACCTCACAGTAATAGGATCCGGCCCCGGGGGATACATCTCGGCAATAAGAGCCGCGCAGATGGGAATGAAGGTTGCCGTCATCGAGCGGGACAAGCCCGGCGGAGTATGTCTTAACTGGGGATGCATACCTTCAAAGGCGATTTTAAAATGCGCGGAGATGTACTCGCATTTTCTTCACTCAGAGAACTACGGAATCACTCACAAGGGACTTTCTTTTGACTACCCCGAAGTAATAAAAAAAAGCAGAAAGGCCTCGTCTTCTCTTAACAGGGGAGTGGAAGGGCTCTTCAAGAAAAACAAGATCACCCTTATAAGCGGCACAGGAAGGCTCACATCAAAACATGGGATTTCCGTTATCGGAAAGGAATCGCAGGATATAGAGAGCGAACGCATACTTCTCGCCACAGGCTCTGTACCAAGGACGCTTCCCGGCCTCAAGATCGACGGGAAAGTGGTAATGACAAGCGACGAGGCGATAATGCACCCGGAAGTTCCCCGCTCCATAGTGATAATAGGCGGAGGATACATAGGAATGGAGTTTGCCTATGTCTACAACTCTTTTGGAAGCAAGGTGACCATCGTTGAGATGGAAAAGCAGATAATGCCGGGAGTCGACGAGGAAGTTGCCAAAGAGGCAAAGAAGATATTCAAAAAGCAGGGAATGACCATTCTTAACGAGACGGTGTACAAGTCCCTGAAGAAGACCCGAGGGTCCGCGACTGTAACCGTGGAAAATGTGGTCTCGGGAGAGCAGAGCGAACTCAAGGCAGACATGGTGCTCGTGTCGATCGGAAGAAAGGCCGTGGCCAACGCTGCACCGACATCTTTTGCCTTCTACGGTGAGGGCGACAGCATGGGTCTTGAGGATGTCGGCGTCGAGCTTGACGAAAGAGGGTTTATAAAGACAGACGAGGGCTACATGACCACATGCTCCAACATCTATGCGATCGGGGATGTGATCGGAGGCCCTATGCTTGCGCACAAAGCTTCTGAGGAAGGGGTGGTCGCGGTTGAGAGAATGAACGGGATGAACTCCAGGGTTCATTACAGTTCAATTCCCGGATGCGTTTACTGTCAGCCGGAAGTTGCGATGATCGGCCTTACGGAAAAACAGGCGAAAGACCAGGGATATGACGTGGACATAGGAAAGTTTCCCTTCAGGGCCGTTGGGAAGGCCGTAGCAGTCGGAGAAACTGACGGTTTTGTGAAAATGATTTTCGACTCAAAAACAAAAGAGCTTCTCGGAAGCCATATAATAGGCCACGGGGCTACCGAAATGATCGCGGAGATCGGAGTGGCGAAAACCCTTGAGACAACCCCCTATGAAATAGCCACCACTCAGCACGCACACCCCACCCTCTCTGAAGCCGTGATGGAGGCTGCCCTTGACGCCATGGGAAGGGTAAGGAACTTCTGA
- the lipB gene encoding lipoyl(octanoyl) transferase LipB: protein MSTLDIYELGTVPYEKALRYQENLLARRITEEIPDSLILLEHPPTITTGRKGNTEHLLVREEYLRKHGISFVNASRGGDITFHGPGQIVGYPILNLKDHSMDIRRHMKMIEEMIINTLADFDIEGRRIERVTGVWVKRNKIASIGIAIRKWVTYHGFALNVSTNLDYFDLILSCGITDVRITSMESWLGDGRNIKVDDVTQSVIRNFMGVFGFENFSLKGEKEIDLNP, encoded by the coding sequence ATGAGCACCCTTGATATATACGAGCTCGGGACCGTCCCCTACGAAAAGGCGCTTCGTTACCAGGAGAATCTTCTCGCAAGAAGAATCACAGAGGAAATACCGGATTCCCTTATTCTGCTCGAGCACCCGCCTACTATCACCACGGGAAGGAAGGGAAATACCGAGCATCTTCTCGTAAGAGAGGAATACCTTCGAAAACACGGGATTTCCTTCGTAAATGCATCAAGGGGAGGAGACATAACCTTCCACGGTCCCGGACAGATCGTCGGCTATCCCATACTGAATCTCAAGGACCACAGCATGGACATCCGCAGGCATATGAAAATGATTGAAGAAATGATCATAAACACCCTTGCAGATTTCGATATCGAGGGAAGAAGAATAGAAAGAGTTACGGGAGTCTGGGTAAAAAGAAACAAGATAGCGTCCATAGGAATAGCCATAAGGAAATGGGTTACCTATCACGGGTTCGCCCTCAACGTCAGCACGAACCTTGATTATTTTGACCTGATACTCTCCTGCGGGATAACCGACGTCAGGATAACCTCCATGGAAAGCTGGCTCGGGGACGGCAGGAACATCAAAGTGGACGATGTCACCCAGTCAGTCATAAGAAACTTTATGGGGGTTTTCGGTTTTGAGAACTTCAGCCTGAAAGGAGAAAAAGAGATAGACTTAAATCCCTGA
- a CDS encoding tetratricopeptide repeat protein, translating into MSEQRIQKFRELLEKNPGNPLVHYSLANEYFKLDRYEETIETINAYLRLKDDEGAAYRILGHCYTELGMDEQAKDAYEKGIAAASRHGHPDMAEEFRDCIESLDM; encoded by the coding sequence ATGTCAGAGCAAAGAATTCAGAAATTCAGAGAACTGCTTGAGAAAAATCCCGGGAACCCTCTTGTTCACTACAGTCTCGCGAACGAATATTTCAAGCTTGACCGCTACGAGGAAACCATAGAGACCATCAACGCCTACCTTCGTCTGAAAGACGACGAGGGAGCGGCTTACAGAATACTCGGCCACTGCTACACGGAACTCGGAATGGATGAGCAGGCAAAAGACGCCTATGAAAAGGGGATTGCGGCGGCATCAAGACACGGGCATCCCGATATGGCTGAAGAATTCAGGGACTGCATAGAGTCTCTTGACATGTAG
- a CDS encoding EamA family transporter, with product MKATLIAFLVAMIFGINPIFEKLSLKDASPLSVITIRFVFTALCLVFLVLATGRFSQVIDVDGRTLFWILLSGLLGGLIGLFLYFTALQAADTSKIVAIIATFPMFTVIYAYLFLGESPGPMRIAGVAFIVIGSILIEWNLLADR from the coding sequence ATGAAAGCTACTTTGATCGCGTTTCTGGTGGCGATGATATTCGGTATTAACCCGATTTTTGAAAAACTGAGCCTGAAAGATGCTTCACCGCTTTCGGTGATCACTATAAGGTTTGTCTTCACAGCGCTATGTCTTGTGTTCTTGGTGCTGGCGACAGGAAGGTTCTCCCAGGTGATTGACGTCGACGGCCGTACTCTTTTCTGGATACTTCTTTCAGGTCTTCTCGGGGGACTGATAGGCCTTTTTCTTTACTTCACCGCTCTTCAGGCTGCCGACACGTCAAAAATTGTCGCGATAATAGCCACTTTCCCCATGTTTACGGTTATATACGCCTATCTTTTCCTGGGAGAAAGCCCGGGGCCGATGAGAATCGCCGGAGTTGCTTTCATTGTCATCGGTTCGATACTGATTGAGTGGAATCTGCTTGCGGATAGGTGA
- a CDS encoding DNA methyltransferase, with translation MFHLMGEGRGSIYLHCDPTASHYLKLLMDEVFGKALYQSEISWKRTSAHNDSLTFGNVRDVILMYGSSDINVDPIREPLKKKTIEESYKDEDERGIYMSDNLTGPKTSEGASGKPWRGIDPGEVGRCWSVPLRGEYAKWIEENIIPDYRSIETPQERLDALDKAKMIAYPKTGEGMPRLKRYLKASKGQVPSNLWDDIPPVSPRSKEYTGYPTQKPLKLLERIIKASSNPGDIIFDPFCGCATACVAAEKLDRQWVGIDVSEKAAELVQERINNELGLLLFNPIHRTDIPGDRGGKRSRDIKNVLYGKQEGMCGGCGHWYRIKDFEVDHITPKSKGGPDTDENLQLLCGNCNRIKGDKSQEYLISRVRSMAG, from the coding sequence TTGTTCCACCTCATGGGGGAGGGTAGAGGGTCTATTTACCTTCACTGCGACCCTACGGCTTCACATTATCTTAAGTTGCTTATGGATGAGGTGTTTGGAAAGGCATTATATCAGTCCGAAATATCATGGAAGCGTACAAGTGCCCACAATGACAGTCTTACCTTTGGAAATGTGCGAGATGTAATTCTGATGTATGGGAGCTCCGATATCAATGTTGATCCTATTAGAGAACCACTTAAGAAGAAGACTATTGAAGAATCTTATAAGGATGAAGACGAACGAGGTATTTACATGTCCGATAATCTGACAGGTCCAAAAACCTCGGAGGGGGCAAGTGGAAAGCCATGGAGAGGTATCGACCCGGGGGAGGTAGGACGTTGCTGGTCTGTTCCCTTAAGAGGTGAATACGCCAAGTGGATAGAAGAGAATATAATCCCTGACTACAGGTCTATCGAAACACCACAGGAAAGATTGGATGCTTTAGATAAAGCAAAAATGATTGCTTATCCTAAAACGGGTGAAGGAATGCCTCGTCTTAAGAGATATTTGAAAGCTTCAAAGGGACAAGTTCCCTCAAACTTATGGGATGATATCCCGCCTGTTTCTCCTCGTAGCAAGGAATATACGGGATACCCAACACAGAAACCGTTAAAGCTTCTGGAGCGCATAATCAAAGCTTCGAGCAATCCAGGGGACATCATTTTTGACCCGTTCTGTGGCTGTGCCACAGCTTGTGTTGCTGCGGAGAAGCTAGACCGTCAGTGGGTAGGAATAGACGTATCGGAGAAGGCCGCAGAACTAGTGCAAGAACGAATAAATAACGAACTTGGACTTTTGCTGTTTAATCCCATACATCGAACGGATATCCCCGGAGACCGAGGGGGGAAACGGTCAAGAGACATCAAGAATGTTCTCTACGGCAAGCAGGAAGGGATGTGTGGTGGTTGCGGGCATTGGTACAGGATAAAGGATTTTGAAGTGGACCATATTACCCCTAAGAGCAAAGGCGGACCGGATACGGACGAGAATTTGCAACTGCTTTGCGGGAACTGCAATCGGATCAAGGGAGATAAGTCGCAGGAATACCTGATCTCAAGAGTAAGGAGTATGGCAGGATGA
- a CDS encoding branched-chain amino acid transaminase has translation MSDDQSRIWFNGKTVPWNEANVHVLTHTLHYGLGVFEGIRAYKCSDGRSAVLKLTEHMERLYASAHVAGIQIPYDTQTLCDAVVDLLRENGLDEAYIRPIVFIGDGGKGILPGDNPINVAIAVWPWGTYLGDDAIANGIRAKISSYTRMHVNSFMTKAKICGNYVNSVMARQEAADLGFDEGILLDGEGYVAEGSGENIFIVRNGILKTPPLTSILEGITRKCVLELADDEGFTVREQRFTRDELYIADEAFFTGTAAEVTPIREVDGKKIGSGKPGEITKTLQKRYFGVIKGEDEKFSHWLDYIS, from the coding sequence ATGTCAGACGACCAATCCAGAATCTGGTTTAACGGAAAAACAGTGCCTTGGAACGAGGCGAATGTGCACGTGCTCACCCACACCCTGCATTATGGTCTGGGCGTATTTGAAGGCATAAGGGCCTACAAGTGCTCTGACGGGAGATCAGCCGTGCTGAAACTCACCGAGCACATGGAGAGGCTTTACGCCTCGGCGCACGTGGCCGGCATACAGATTCCCTACGATACCCAGACCCTCTGCGACGCGGTGGTAGATCTTCTGCGCGAAAACGGTCTTGATGAAGCCTACATCAGACCCATAGTTTTTATCGGGGACGGGGGAAAGGGAATACTCCCCGGAGATAATCCCATAAATGTAGCGATAGCCGTGTGGCCATGGGGAACCTATCTAGGGGATGACGCAATCGCAAACGGAATCAGGGCGAAGATATCCTCCTACACGAGAATGCATGTGAACTCATTTATGACCAAGGCCAAGATATGCGGAAACTACGTAAACTCGGTCATGGCAAGACAGGAGGCGGCGGATCTCGGCTTTGATGAAGGAATCCTGCTCGACGGAGAAGGTTACGTTGCTGAAGGCAGCGGGGAGAACATCTTTATCGTCAGAAACGGAATCCTCAAAACCCCTCCCCTCACTTCAATACTTGAAGGCATAACCAGGAAATGCGTCCTTGAACTTGCCGATGACGAAGGCTTTACAGTGAGAGAGCAGCGTTTCACAAGAGATGAGCTCTATATAGCGGATGAGGCCTTTTTCACGGGGACCGCGGCTGAAGTGACGCCCATCAGGGAAGTTGACGGCAAGAAAATAGGTTCAGGTAAACCCGGGGAAATAACAAAGACTCTCCAGAAAAGGTACTTTGGCGTTATAAAAGGAGAAGATGAGAAATTCAGCCACTGGCTTGATTACATCTCCTGA
- a CDS encoding leucyl aminopeptidase: MEFSLVKDNVADIRSDSVVLPCYEESKLPATARKIDRALGGFLSDRAKLSDFKGTFGKTVLVDTPGDFNMKTVVLLGLGKKENFGALEAFRAANIAVARTGQRSHAVSVDFSGVDREFLGVFLEGMACGAYEYGKLKSSGKKKNRIQRVYITSRKISADYFRTQAARASAISESVAFTRDIVNDPPNLLTPSILAEHALSISEGSEHLDCKILGKEEISEMGMGGLSAVSFGSSEPPRFIHLSYTPPRKSRKKVAIVGKGITFDSGGLCLKPADSMRTMKMDMSGAAVVLGSMKAIGELTPGINVHGIVPATENMTGASAYKPDDVVTALNGKTIEIINTDAEGRVALSDALSYAVRLEVSEIVDLATLTGACIVGLGLHNAGVMGNSPNLVKSILSSAGNVGEKMWELPLDVELREEIRSRVADVKNVGSRWGGAITAALFLENFVSDVPWVHIDIAGPSYMEKTSDWYQYGATGFGVRTIVNYLMER, from the coding sequence ATGGAATTTTCTCTTGTAAAAGATAATGTTGCGGACATCAGGTCTGACTCGGTAGTTTTACCCTGCTATGAAGAATCGAAGCTTCCCGCAACGGCGAGAAAAATTGACCGTGCGCTCGGAGGGTTTCTTTCAGACAGGGCGAAACTGTCTGACTTTAAAGGCACCTTCGGAAAAACGGTTCTTGTTGATACGCCGGGCGATTTCAATATGAAAACTGTTGTCCTCCTCGGCCTCGGGAAAAAGGAGAATTTCGGTGCGCTTGAGGCTTTTCGCGCGGCCAACATCGCGGTTGCGAGAACAGGCCAGCGCTCCCACGCCGTCTCCGTTGATTTCTCCGGTGTGGACAGGGAGTTTCTTGGAGTCTTCCTCGAGGGAATGGCCTGCGGAGCCTATGAATACGGGAAATTAAAGTCTTCTGGAAAAAAGAAAAACCGAATACAAAGGGTTTATATAACCTCAAGGAAAATCTCCGCTGATTATTTCAGGACTCAGGCCGCCCGCGCAAGTGCGATCTCGGAAAGCGTTGCTTTCACAAGAGATATTGTTAATGATCCTCCTAACCTGCTTACTCCCTCAATTCTTGCTGAACACGCCCTTTCGATTTCCGAAGGGTCAGAACATCTGGACTGCAAGATTCTCGGCAAAGAAGAAATAAGTGAGATGGGAATGGGGGGACTCTCCGCGGTTTCTTTCGGAAGCAGCGAACCCCCGAGATTCATCCATCTTTCCTACACACCTCCCAGAAAATCCAGAAAGAAAGTTGCCATTGTCGGCAAGGGAATAACCTTTGATTCGGGAGGCCTTTGTCTTAAGCCGGCCGACAGCATGAGAACGATGAAAATGGATATGTCGGGTGCGGCTGTTGTACTCGGTTCCATGAAAGCGATAGGGGAACTTACCCCCGGCATTAACGTTCACGGCATTGTTCCCGCTACGGAGAACATGACGGGAGCTTCTGCCTATAAACCGGACGACGTGGTAACGGCGCTTAACGGCAAGACAATAGAAATTATAAATACAGACGCCGAGGGCAGGGTGGCTCTGTCCGACGCGCTCAGTTACGCGGTTCGCCTCGAGGTCTCGGAAATAGTGGATCTCGCGACGCTTACCGGCGCGTGCATAGTCGGGCTCGGGCTTCATAACGCCGGGGTCATGGGCAACAGCCCGAATCTCGTTAAATCAATTTTAAGTTCGGCCGGCAACGTGGGCGAGAAGATGTGGGAGCTTCCTCTAGACGTGGAGTTAAGAGAGGAGATAAGAAGCCGCGTGGCTGACGTCAAAAATGTTGGAAGCAGGTGGGGCGGGGCAATAACCGCTGCGCTTTTTCTTGAGAATTTCGTTTCGGATGTTCCCTGGGTTCATATAGACATAGCCGGTCCTTCCTACATGGAGAAAACTTCTGACTGGTATCAGTACGGAGCCACAGGGTTCGGCGTTAGGACAATAGTTAACTACCTTATGGAGAGATGA